Proteins from a single region of Mytilus trossulus isolate FHL-02 chromosome 2, PNRI_Mtr1.1.1.hap1, whole genome shotgun sequence:
- the LOC134705217 gene encoding uncharacterized protein LOC134705217, with amino-acid sequence MTLDKEPEDKDVFMWSGTRYIDRVYVMQITTVDNTPPYFNISRYDKTIPDHSDIDFSIMDLYFNDTDYADWFDDIEPEYDDDPYFYYDTFSKSVHVKDELLHIVGEQNQYHKFIVWAEDSCYNRVTGTVTITTFNGPPTFPNLPKTTLISESKTGALYTFTVDDPSNGPDIITCEMLRSIPSSESHKFYLEGKTIYLNESATLNRDMIPEYEIVIACTDGTDTSETYLRIELTKDQSDSEAPPEFIQIESGLLASLTVTVVVVDTVTMYSMIMNSLVFVP; translated from the exons ATGACCTTGGACAAGGAACCAGAAGACAAAGATGTCTTCATGTGGTCTGGTACCCGCTATATTGACAGAGTGTATGTTATGCAGATAACCACCGTAGATA ataCTCCTCCATATTTCAACATATCTAGATATGATAAGACTATACCTGACCATTCAGATATAGACTTCAGTATCATGGACCTTTACTTCAATGATACTGATTATGCTGACTGGTTTGATGATATTGAACCAGAGTATGATGATGATCCCTATTTTTACTATGATACATTTTCCA AGAGTGTACATGTTAAAGATGAGCTACTCCATATTGTTGGTGAACAGAACCAGTACCACAAGTTTATAGTATGGGCTGAAGATTCTTGTTACAACAGAGTAACTGGAACTGTTACAATAACCACTTTCAATGGA CCTCCAACTTTTCCTAATTTACCAAAGACTACATTGATTAGTGAGTCCAAGACAGGTGCACTGTATACATTTACAGTAGATGACCCATCTAATGGACCTGACATTATTACATGTGAAATGTTAAGATCCATTCCAAGCTCTGAAAGTCATAAGTTTTATCTTGAAG gaAAAACTATTTATTTGAATGAATCAGCCACACTTAACCGAGATATGATTCCTGAATATGAGATTGTTATAGCTTGTACTGATGGGACAGATACGTCAGAGACTTATCTCAGAATAGAACTCACTAAAGACCAATCAGATTCAGAAGCACCTCCAG aGTTTATTCAGATTGAGTCTGGTCTGCTGGCTTCCCTGACAGTAACTGTAGTAGTGGTGGATACAGTTACAATGTACTCAATGATAATGAATTCACTAGTGTTTGTGCCATGA